Within Sphingobium sp. EP60837, the genomic segment CAGCGTGACGGCCCGGTCAGCAGCACCCGCCCGCTTGGGATCGACCTTGTAACGGATCTGCTCAAGCATCAGGGCGACTGGCATTTTCCGGATATTATCGGGGTTCATGTAACGCGCGGTCAGGCCCGCCTGCTGGAGCTTTCCTTCCAGTTCAAGCGCACCCATGAGGTAGAAGCCGCGGCGATTGCTATTATAGGTGGCATAGCCCAGCTTCCGGAAAGCGGCCGCCTTCAGGCGGCGCGCCTCCATATCCTGATGGGCGATCGCGATCAGCAGCGTGGCAAGTTCCGCCGCCCATTGCGCGTCGCCCTGTGTGAACGCGCGCTCCGCCGCGGCGAGCACAGGCGCACGACCGCCCATCAGCGCTACTTCGCGGCGGGCGCGCTCAACACGCGGCGTGGGCGCTAGGTCGGTCGCATCGCCGGAGAACCAGCTGATATAACCGACATAATAGCTGCGCGCGGCATCTGCTGCGGCGCCATAATATTCAGTCGTATAGGGCTCTGAACGCAGCCATTCGGGCAGCGGTCCCAACGCATCAGGCAGTTCATTTTGCGTAATGCCCTTGTTGATCAGCCGGATCGTCTGGTCATGCGTATATTGGATTACGTCCTCATAGCGCGTCAGCAGAGCCTTGATCTGCGCCGCTCCCTCAACGACAGGGCCGTGCATCGGCACCATCCAGGCAGCGTTATAGCGCTCCATCCGGCGCAGTGCCTCGATCCAGCGATTGGCATCGCGCATTTTGGTGCCGCGCATCGAGTGGAGATTGGGGAAAGTGGGGCCCTGCACCTCGTCGCCTGAGATCAGCACCTGATAGTCGGGAAGCCATGCCGCGATGTGCGAGGCCGCTTCGCCGCCACTGTGAAACAGGTGCAGCTTCACCCCAGCGATTTCGATATCCCGCGCGCCATCCACATCCACGAATTGGGTGGGCGGAATATAAGCGGATTCATTCTTTCCCGGCGTGTTCAGCCCGCCGCAGCAGCCGACATGGAAATCTTCGGCTTCTTTTCCAGCCAAGCTGAAGCCGTACATATAGGCGGCGCGGGTCGCCACGATGGGCAGCGTCGCAATGCCTTCATCCGAAAGCTCCTTCAGGAAATTGGCTGCGGCGAAGATCGGGACCTTGCCATTGGCGACATCGGCTGGCGGGACGAACACGGCCGCGCCATTCACATGATCCGGATGATGGTGGGTATAAATAATGGCCTTAATTGGCTTGGTCGAGATCTGCGCTCTTATC encodes:
- a CDS encoding alkyl sulfatase dimerization domain-containing protein, whose amino-acid sequence is MVRYLTALLLMRASAPALAHAPDLDVPFAAPSNYTAHAQLFQERVTHVGKTPVWQIEFQGMNIVVVEGSDGLIVLDTGMNRDVATAALAKIRAQISTKPIKAIIYTHHHPDHVNGAAVFVPPADVANGKVPIFAAANFLKELSDEGIATLPIVATRAAYMYGFSLAGKEAEDFHVGCCGGLNTPGKNESAYIPPTQFVDVDGARDIEIAGVKLHLFHSGGEAASHIAAWLPDYQVLISGDEVQGPTFPNLHSMRGTKMRDANRWIEALRRMERYNAAWMVPMHGPVVEGAAQIKALLTRYEDVIQYTHDQTIRLINKGITQNELPDALGPLPEWLRSEPYTTEYYGAAADAARSYYVGYISWFSGDATDLAPTPRVERARREVALMGGRAPVLAAAERAFTQGDAQWAAELATLLIAIAHQDMEARRLKAAAFRKLGYATYNSNRRGFYLMGALELEGKLQQAGLTARYMNPDNIRKMPVALMLEQIRYKVDPKRAGAADRAVTLVVDGEGEPWLLELRNSTLKFHRGQAGVAPIVKLGRSALGDLVSGSQSVEALVKAGALSGEGSRVLHQIFNALDLTGTPINLVIR